A single Candidatus Liberibacter asiaticus DNA region contains:
- a CDS encoding TadE/TadG family type IV pilus assembly protein: protein MKCIKNYILRFLSRENGVVAVEMAIILPILLLIYMAVYEITMLYTLSKRLTRFASHMGDMVAQETSINKQYLQGFENFLRATMYPYRTPNHSIIVTGYWLDNKQIVRKMWNWSSSNVKVEREDIPASIKDASTFIVRAEVSINYRTLVFSKILPDSLKGDIVLRKVYYYRQRLGDQIVCRDC, encoded by the coding sequence ATGAAATGTATTAAAAATTATATCTTACGATTTTTATCTCGGGAAAATGGTGTGGTTGCAGTAGAAATGGCAATTATTCTACCTATTTTGTTGCTAATTTACATGGCAGTATATGAGATAACCATGCTCTATACTTTGTCTAAACGTTTAACGCGTTTCGCAAGTCACATGGGAGACATGGTTGCACAAGAAACTTCAATCAATAAACAATATTTACAAGGTTTTGAGAATTTTTTACGTGCCACTATGTATCCTTATAGAACTCCAAATCATTCTATTATTGTGACTGGTTATTGGCTCGATAATAAGCAAATAGTTAGGAAAATGTGGAATTGGTCTTCCAGCAATGTGAAGGTTGAAAGAGAGGATATTCCTGCTTCCATCAAGGATGCTTCTACGTTTATTGTACGTGCTGAAGTTTCTATTAATTACCGTACGCTTGTTTTTTCAAAAATATTACCAGATTCTCTGAAAGGGGATATTGTTCTAAGGAAAGTTTACTACTATCGTCAACGTTTAGGTGATCAGATAGTTTGTAGAGATTGTTAA
- the rsfS gene encoding ribosome silencing factor: protein MLANTEKQALQTADHLDSCIATVMECLKELKAEDICHIENTSLRSLICDNMVIVSGRSTKHVASIADNLISYLKKKKIKVFGVEGLLASNWVLIDIGNVMVHVFHPESRKIYDLENMWV from the coding sequence ATGCTAGCTAACACAGAGAAACAAGCGCTACAAACAGCAGATCATTTGGATTCTTGCATTGCAACTGTTATGGAGTGTTTAAAAGAATTAAAAGCTGAGGATATATGTCATATAGAAAACACATCCTTGCGCTCTTTAATATGTGATAACATGGTCATTGTTTCAGGTAGATCTACAAAACATGTGGCTTCTATTGCTGATAATCTGATTTCCTATCTTAAAAAGAAAAAAATTAAAGTTTTTGGTGTTGAAGGTTTATTAGCTTCTAATTGGGTTTTGATTGATATTGGAAATGTCATGGTCCATGTATTCCACCCAGAATCTCGCAAAATCTATGATTTAGAGAATATGTGGGTATAG
- the purN gene encoding phosphoribosylglycinamide formyltransferase, producing MIRKNIVIFISGEGTNMLSLIQATKKNDYPAEIVGVFSDNSNAQGLVKARKEKVPTFPIPYKDYISRREHEKAILMQLSSIQPDLICLAGYMRLLSRDFVESYKNKILNIHPSLLPLFPGLHTHRRVLQSGIKITGCTVHMVTANMDEGPIIAQAAVPVSSQDTESSLSQKVLSAEHLLYPLALKYTILGKTSNSNDHHHLIGIG from the coding sequence ATGATTCGTAAAAACATTGTGATATTTATATCCGGAGAAGGCACAAATATGCTCTCTCTTATTCAAGCTACTAAGAAAAATGATTATCCTGCTGAAATCGTAGGGGTTTTTTCAGATAATTCTAATGCACAAGGACTTGTCAAAGCACGAAAAGAAAAAGTACCTACTTTTCCCATTCCGTATAAAGATTATATTTCTCGGCGAGAGCATGAAAAAGCAATTCTCATGCAACTCTCTTCTATACAGCCAGATCTAATATGCCTTGCGGGATATATGCGTCTTCTGAGCAGAGATTTCGTGGAATCCTATAAGAATAAAATTCTTAATATCCACCCGTCCCTACTCCCCCTCTTCCCAGGGCTTCATACGCACCGTCGCGTCTTACAATCCGGCATTAAAATCACCGGATGTACGGTACACATGGTTACTGCAAATATGGACGAAGGCCCAATTATTGCTCAGGCAGCTGTACCTGTATCCTCACAGGATACGGAATCAAGCCTTTCTCAAAAAGTTCTATCCGCCGAACACTTACTATATCCTTTAGCGCTTAAATATACGATTCTGGGGAAAACGTCTAACTCCAACGACCATCATCACCTCATCGGAATAGGATAA
- a CDS encoding DnaA ATPase domain-containing protein: MNLMKEDYSFFVPDKQKNDQPKNKEEQLFFSFPRCLGISRDDLLVHSAIEQAVRLIDSWPSWPSRVVILVGPSGSGKSCLANIWSDKSRSTRFSNIAKSLDSILIDTRKPVLLEDIDLLDFNDTQLFHIINSIHQYDSSLLMTARTFPVSWGVCLPDLCSRLKAATVVKISLPDDDFLEKVIVKMFADRQIFIDKKLAAYIVQRMERSLVFAEKLVDKMDNLALSRGMGITRSLAAEVLKETQQCD; the protein is encoded by the coding sequence ATGAATCTTATGAAGGAGGATTATAGTTTCTTTGTTCCTGATAAGCAAAAAAATGACCAGCCAAAGAACAAGGAAGAACAGCTTTTTTTCTCTTTTCCTAGGTGTCTTGGAATCAGTCGAGACGATCTTTTGGTACATAGTGCTATTGAGCAGGCTGTACGTCTTATAGATTCTTGGCCATCTTGGCCATCACGTGTCGTGATTCTCGTTGGTCCAAGTGGTTCTGGAAAATCTTGTTTGGCTAATATATGGTCCGATAAGAGTAGATCTACAAGGTTTAGTAATATTGCCAAAAGCTTGGATTCTATTTTGATAGATACGCGAAAACCAGTATTACTAGAGGATATTGATCTCTTAGATTTTAATGATACCCAACTATTTCATATTATTAATAGTATTCATCAATATGATTCGAGCTTGTTGATGACGGCGCGTACTTTCCCCGTTTCTTGGGGAGTGTGTTTACCGGATTTATGTTCTCGTTTGAAGGCGGCAACAGTAGTCAAGATCAGTTTGCCAGATGACGATTTTTTAGAAAAAGTAATAGTTAAAATGTTTGCTGATCGGCAGATTTTTATTGATAAAAAACTTGCTGCTTACATTGTGCAACGTATGGAAAGATCTTTAGTTTTTGCAGAAAAACTAGTTGATAAAATGGATAACTTAGCCTTATCTCGGGGCATGGGGATCACGCGTTCCCTTGCTGCTGAAGTACTAAAGGAAACACAACAGTGCGATTAA
- the purM gene encoding phosphoribosylformylglycinamidine cyclo-ligase: MNHERKRGLTYGQAGVNIEAGNRTVTQIKSAVKSTKRAGTIGEIGGFGGLFDLKKAGFVDPILVSSSDGVGTKLKIAIETGKNDTIGIDLVAMCVNDILTHGAEPLFFLDYLATSQLNPDQATSIIKGIAAGCCQAGCALIGGETAEMPGLYHDRDYDLAGFAVGAVERKELLSPENVCAGDLILGLPSSGLHSNGFALVRKIISLSQLSWKDPSPISSEHSLGETLLTPTRIYVSPLLKILRKTGKIKALAHITGGGLTENIPRAIPAHLTASINLNSVEVPQIISWLSKKAHVKPAEVLRTFNCGIGMVIIVHPDNKDCIIKKFQENNENIILIGEVTQRSEKSPPILYQGSLIL, translated from the coding sequence TTGAATCATGAACGAAAGCGTGGACTTACATATGGACAAGCCGGCGTCAACATAGAAGCGGGAAATCGTACTGTTACGCAGATCAAATCAGCTGTAAAATCCACAAAACGTGCGGGAACTATCGGAGAAATAGGTGGTTTTGGAGGTCTCTTTGATCTTAAAAAAGCAGGCTTCGTAGATCCTATTCTGGTATCGTCCAGTGATGGCGTTGGCACCAAGCTTAAAATTGCGATAGAAACAGGTAAAAATGACACCATTGGCATAGATTTAGTAGCAATGTGTGTCAATGATATCTTGACTCATGGCGCTGAGCCATTATTTTTTCTTGATTACTTAGCAACCAGCCAATTGAATCCTGATCAAGCAACCAGTATCATAAAAGGGATTGCGGCAGGATGTTGCCAAGCTGGATGCGCATTAATTGGCGGGGAAACCGCCGAAATGCCAGGATTGTATCATGATAGGGATTATGATCTTGCAGGATTTGCTGTAGGAGCAGTAGAACGAAAAGAGTTACTCTCCCCTGAAAACGTCTGCGCAGGCGATCTAATTTTAGGATTACCTTCTTCAGGATTGCATTCAAATGGTTTTGCACTAGTACGAAAAATTATTTCATTATCACAATTATCATGGAAAGATCCCTCTCCTATTTCATCAGAACATAGCTTAGGAGAAACACTTCTGACGCCGACACGTATTTACGTATCCCCTCTTCTGAAGATACTCAGAAAAACAGGAAAAATAAAAGCATTAGCACATATTACAGGCGGAGGATTGACAGAAAATATCCCAAGAGCTATTCCAGCTCATCTGACCGCTAGTATTAACTTGAATTCCGTTGAAGTTCCTCAAATTATCTCATGGCTATCTAAAAAAGCACATGTAAAGCCTGCTGAAGTGTTACGTACTTTTAATTGTGGAATTGGAATGGTTATTATTGTGCATCCTGACAACAAGGATTGTATTATAAAAAAATTTCAAGAAAACAATGAAAATATAATCCTCATAGGAGAAGTAACACAACGTAGTGAAAAAAGCCCCCCTATTCTCTATCAAGGATCGCTGATATTATGA
- a CDS encoding ABC transporter substrate-binding protein codes for MFKRTIYTYLLLLCGFTEAFSTENTTKYLTLYTDQNQSVMLPIIHSFEERTGVKISPIYTSSIQRPPITQGSPVDVIITKDETSLALNEDLLHKLPAHLIKKNSFVLKNENKKLMRISFDTQVLAYSTKRIKIADLPKSVFDLTNAQWKKRLSIAPNNISFHRLLNTMEQTPNKTVVQDFIKNITANEILTKYKR; via the coding sequence ATGTTTAAACGTACAATATATACATATCTTTTATTGCTTTGCGGTTTCACAGAAGCATTCTCCACGGAAAATACTACCAAATATTTGACTTTATATACTGATCAAAACCAAAGCGTTATGCTTCCTATCATACACTCTTTCGAGGAAAGAACAGGAGTAAAAATCAGTCCAATATACACTTCTTCCATACAAAGACCCCCTATAACCCAAGGAAGCCCTGTAGATGTTATAATAACTAAAGATGAAACGTCACTTGCTTTAAATGAAGATTTACTACATAAGCTCCCCGCTCATCTCATCAAAAAGAATTCTTTTGTACTCAAAAATGAAAACAAAAAATTGATGAGAATTTCCTTCGATACTCAAGTGTTAGCATATTCTACCAAACGGATCAAAATCGCTGATTTACCTAAAAGCGTTTTCGACCTGACAAATGCACAATGGAAAAAAAGACTCTCCATCGCCCCTAATAATATATCTTTCCATAGATTGCTTAATACAATGGAACAAACACCAAACAAGACGGTAGTCCAAGATTTTATAAAAAATATTACTGCCAACGAGATATTGACCAAATACAAGCGATAG